The Miscanthus floridulus cultivar M001 chromosome 7, ASM1932011v1, whole genome shotgun sequence genome includes a region encoding these proteins:
- the LOC136467881 gene encoding cinnamoyl-CoA reductase 2-like, producing MWANMTSSFLPHGVPYEVEAPRTDARRHESAAMEQKQSLTATEKNMKNSSREVRVCVTGGAGFIGSWLVKKLQEKGYTVHATLRNTEDEEKTGLLRRLVPGAADRLRLFEADLFDAGHRWVPVRLPRRHAIRARSRRRLQGYFDLN from the exons ATGTGGGCCAACATGACATCTTCCTTTCTTCCCCACGGAGTCCCCTACGAAGTCGAAGCCCCGCGCACAGATGCCCGCCGCCACGAGTCCGCGGCCATGGAGCAGAAACAAAGCTTGACAGCAACAGAAAAGAACATGAAGAACAGCAGCAGGGAAGTGCGTGTGTGTGTGACCGGAGGCGCCGGGTTCATCGGCTCCTGGCTCGTCAAGAAGCTCCAAGAGAAAGGCTACACCGTCCACGCCACGCTGCGGAACACCG AGGACGAAGAGAAGACCGGGCTGCTGCGGCGGTTGGTCCCCGGCGCGGCGGATCGGCTGCGGTTGTTCGAAGCCGACCTCTTCGACGCCGGCCATCGCTGGGTGCCAGTTCGTCTTCCTCGTCGCCACGCCATACGGGCTCGAAGCCGCCGCCGGCTCCAAG